The Fimbriimonas ginsengisoli Gsoil 348 genome window below encodes:
- a CDS encoding molybdopterin-dependent oxidoreductase, with protein MSEPLEPHQQMKRMSRRSFLWAGVAVFGTYGGVTWLASRRDDDGVAWPFRKVLEANEQLQRDLYNGMALAPTFDPARAIEPTVNSLDEEANVEELDIDEWRLSVAGLPGLDEPMQLTMAQLKKLPKIDQTTELNCIEGWTAIVHWTGVRFVDLIDHITGELMKKAKPEDRSGLKTRPEYVGLESVEGFYYVGLDTPSALHPQTLLAYEMNGQPLTLEHGAPIRLVIPTKYGIKNIKRIGTITFGSARPKDYWAEQGYDWYAGL; from the coding sequence GTGAGCGAGCCGCTCGAGCCCCATCAGCAGATGAAGCGGATGTCCCGCCGGAGCTTCTTGTGGGCGGGAGTAGCCGTCTTCGGCACATACGGCGGAGTGACCTGGCTCGCCTCGCGCCGGGACGACGACGGAGTCGCATGGCCGTTCCGGAAAGTGTTGGAGGCGAACGAACAACTTCAACGCGACCTCTACAACGGCATGGCACTTGCCCCCACCTTCGACCCTGCCCGCGCGATCGAGCCGACCGTCAACTCGTTGGATGAAGAGGCCAATGTCGAGGAGCTTGACATCGACGAGTGGAGGCTGAGCGTCGCAGGCTTGCCCGGCTTGGATGAGCCGATGCAGCTCACCATGGCTCAGCTCAAGAAGCTTCCGAAGATCGACCAGACGACGGAGCTGAACTGTATCGAGGGGTGGACCGCCATCGTCCATTGGACTGGCGTCCGTTTCGTGGATCTGATCGACCATATCACCGGCGAGCTGATGAAGAAGGCAAAGCCGGAAGATCGGAGCGGGCTCAAAACTCGTCCCGAGTACGTCGGCTTGGAGTCGGTCGAAGGATTCTATTACGTCGGCCTGGATACGCCGAGCGCCCTCCATCCGCAGACGCTCCTCGCCTACGAAATGAACGGTCAGCCGCTAACCCTGGAGCACGGCGCCCCGATCCGCCTGGTGATCCCCACCAAGTACGGCATCAAGAACATCAAACGGATCGGCACGATCACCTTCGGCTCCGCCCGCCCCAAGGACTATTGGGCCGAGCAGGGCTACGACTGGTACGCGGGCCTCTGA
- a CDS encoding cytochrome b/b6 domain-containing protein: MTEETTDVMLVRKHRLATRWFHWVNFPALTIMIWSGLLIYWANRAYHLGPYMLFSDKLYDKAGMSSRLAEGMAWHFFFMWFFSINGLLYVLYTWFSGEWRELLPNRHTLKESIHVVLHDLHLTKKPLPKSKFNGAQRIAYTGIVIMGFFSLLTGIAVYKPTQFAWLSAPIGGYQNARFIHFWLTMGYVVFFVIHVLQVLRAGWNNFRSMITGYELAPVEEVAQ; encoded by the coding sequence ATGACCGAGGAAACGACGGATGTGATGTTGGTGCGCAAGCACCGGTTGGCGACGAGATGGTTCCACTGGGTGAACTTTCCCGCCCTGACCATCATGATCTGGAGCGGCCTTCTCATCTACTGGGCCAACCGTGCCTACCACCTTGGGCCGTACATGCTGTTCTCCGACAAGCTCTACGACAAAGCCGGGATGAGCTCCCGCCTTGCCGAAGGGATGGCTTGGCACTTCTTCTTCATGTGGTTTTTTTCCATCAACGGGCTTCTGTACGTGCTGTACACGTGGTTCTCCGGCGAGTGGCGCGAGTTGTTACCGAACCGGCATACGTTGAAGGAATCGATCCACGTCGTTCTCCACGATCTCCATCTCACCAAGAAGCCGTTACCCAAATCGAAGTTCAACGGCGCCCAGCGGATCGCTTACACCGGCATCGTCATCATGGGCTTTTTCTCCCTCCTAACCGGAATCGCGGTCTACAAGCCGACCCAGTTCGCCTGGCTCTCGGCTCCGATCGGCGGATATCAAAACGCCAGATTCATCCACTTCTGGCTCACCATGGGTTATGTCGTCTTCTTCGTGATCCACGTGCTGCAGGTGCTGCGGGCGGGGTGGAATAACTTCCGATCGATGATCACCGGCTACGAACTCGCGCCGGTCGAGGAGGTGGCCCAGTGA
- the ispE gene encoding 4-(cytidine 5'-diphospho)-2-C-methyl-D-erythritol kinase — translation MTSRLVVPCPAKVNLFLAVGPRDERGYHPLRTIFQAIDLCDILVIETNPAEPGFFCDDPGVPLDNTVTKAMRLIPSLPPLRVTLEKKIPSESGLGGGSSDAAGLLRAAIKLGFLAPEDAPAIALSIGADVPFFLVGGRARAEGYGERLEPLPDRETEWLVVVRPDVGCPTGPAFAKLDERPYEWREFPADDLLYNDFERVAPRYCLDLIDRLRALGATDAALTGSGSAVFGRFASLEEAERAKEKLVQEGFVRIWVTRTLTRAESLYLE, via the coding sequence ATGACGTCGCGGTTGGTCGTTCCGTGCCCGGCCAAGGTGAATCTCTTCCTCGCGGTGGGTCCCCGCGACGAGCGGGGATATCACCCTTTGCGAACCATTTTTCAGGCGATCGACCTTTGCGACATTCTGGTGATCGAGACGAATCCGGCCGAGCCCGGATTTTTCTGCGACGACCCCGGCGTGCCGCTCGACAATACGGTCACCAAGGCAATGCGTCTCATCCCTTCGCTGCCTCCGCTACGAGTAACTTTGGAGAAGAAGATCCCCAGCGAAAGCGGCCTCGGCGGGGGAAGCTCGGATGCGGCGGGACTGTTGCGCGCCGCCATCAAACTCGGTTTTCTTGCTCCCGAAGACGCCCCAGCGATCGCGCTTTCGATCGGAGCGGATGTGCCGTTCTTTCTGGTCGGAGGCCGTGCGCGGGCCGAGGGGTATGGGGAGCGGCTCGAGCCTCTGCCGGATCGGGAGACGGAGTGGCTCGTGGTGGTCCGGCCGGACGTCGGCTGCCCGACCGGTCCGGCGTTTGCGAAGCTCGACGAGCGCCCCTATGAGTGGCGGGAGTTCCCCGCGGACGACCTTCTCTACAACGATTTCGAGCGGGTTGCGCCGCGCTACTGCCTCGACCTCATCGACCGGCTGCGGGCTCTGGGCGCCACCGACGCCGCCCTCACCGGCTCCGGCTCGGCCGTGTTCGGCCGGTTCGCAAGCCTCGAAGAAGCGGAAAGAGCGAAGGAGAAATTGGTCCAAGAAGGATTCGTGCGGATCTGGGTGACCCGAACTCTCACGCGCGCGGAGAGCCTTTACCTGGAGTAA
- a CDS encoding shikimate kinase, with product MNDMPPPGKRISVRGSSAAGKSTLGKELARRLDLPYVELDGINHQPNWKEIETEEFRRRVGEIVAQDGWVIDGNYARVRDLIFERCDTVIWLDYSLPVILWRLTRRIFRRSLRQEVLWNGNRERFWWHFFSKESLYLWVLTTHRRRRGQADEFFASPELQGKTGIRFRRPSEAKAWLESVPDRP from the coding sequence ATGAACGACATGCCCCCGCCAGGAAAAAGGATCAGCGTGCGCGGGAGCTCCGCGGCAGGCAAGTCGACCCTCGGGAAGGAATTAGCCCGGCGGCTTGACCTGCCGTACGTCGAGCTCGACGGGATCAATCACCAGCCGAACTGGAAGGAGATCGAGACGGAGGAGTTTCGCCGGCGGGTCGGTGAGATCGTCGCCCAAGACGGCTGGGTCATCGACGGCAACTACGCCCGAGTCCGCGACCTGATCTTCGAACGCTGCGACACCGTGATCTGGCTCGACTACTCGCTGCCGGTCATCCTGTGGCGGCTAACCCGCCGCATCTTTCGCCGAAGCCTGCGTCAGGAGGTGCTCTGGAACGGAAACCGCGAGCGGTTCTGGTGGCACTTCTTCTCGAAGGAGTCGCTCTACCTCTGGGTCCTTACGACGCACCGTCGACGTCGCGGGCAGGCAGATGAATTCTTTGCGAGCCCCGAGTTACAGGGAAAAACCGGCATCCGCTTCCGCCGCCCGAGCGAGGCAAAGGCATGGCTGGAGTCCGTTCCGGATCGGCCGTAG
- the nadB gene encoding L-aspartate oxidase, which produces MNTSRFDFLVIGSGLAGLTYALRAARHGRVCVLTKGEVTDSNTSWAQGGIAAAVGEADSWELHEQDTLIAGAGLCDEQAVRFLVQQAPEAIRWLIELGARFDFDGNDLALGREGGHSRNRIVHHADKTGWEIERTVVAAVRQTANIEVFQHAYVTQLLMSDGRCVGAEARLGDDNEPRQMLANAVMLATGGCGRMYQHTTNPRVATADGIGLGSAVGARVENMEFMQFHPTTLFHPQMRSFLITEAVRGAGGTLRNHLGRRFMYDYDPRLELAPRDVVARAIEAEMKKHGTWCVYLDMTHLRPELIRHEFPTIHEKLASIGLEIEKDWIPVVPAQHYSCGGVVTDLNGQTTVPGLYAAGEVASTGVHGANRLASNSLLEALVFAVSAAEASAGDRVEIGGLEKKNVHCISEAESIRIRRALQRTMTNEAGIVRTFHGLEEAKQAIDGLIEEYHSLPETPFSQHPHETLNLMLAARYVVDGALSRDRNVGLHFNSDLEAKS; this is translated from the coding sequence ATGAACACGTCGCGATTCGACTTCCTGGTGATTGGAAGCGGCTTGGCAGGATTGACGTATGCGCTGCGGGCTGCCCGGCATGGCCGGGTTTGCGTTCTTACCAAGGGCGAGGTGACCGACTCGAACACGAGCTGGGCCCAAGGGGGGATCGCCGCCGCGGTCGGCGAGGCCGACAGTTGGGAGCTTCACGAGCAAGACACCCTGATCGCGGGAGCGGGGCTATGCGACGAGCAGGCGGTTCGCTTCCTCGTCCAACAGGCGCCGGAGGCTATCCGGTGGCTGATCGAGCTTGGCGCTCGATTCGATTTCGACGGCAACGACCTGGCGCTGGGGCGAGAGGGGGGTCACAGCCGCAACCGGATCGTGCACCACGCCGACAAAACCGGCTGGGAGATCGAGCGCACCGTGGTGGCGGCGGTACGGCAGACGGCGAACATCGAAGTATTTCAGCACGCCTACGTCACCCAACTCCTGATGTCGGACGGACGCTGCGTGGGGGCCGAGGCCCGGCTGGGAGACGACAACGAACCACGGCAGATGCTGGCCAACGCGGTGATGCTGGCCACCGGCGGGTGCGGGCGGATGTATCAACACACCACGAACCCCCGCGTCGCTACCGCGGATGGCATCGGCCTCGGCTCGGCGGTCGGGGCCAGGGTGGAAAACATGGAGTTCATGCAGTTCCACCCCACCACGCTGTTTCACCCTCAGATGCGGAGCTTTTTGATCACCGAGGCGGTGCGCGGAGCGGGCGGAACCCTCCGCAATCACCTCGGGCGGCGGTTCATGTACGATTACGATCCGCGTCTGGAGCTCGCCCCTCGCGACGTGGTCGCGCGGGCGATCGAGGCGGAGATGAAGAAGCACGGAACGTGGTGCGTGTACCTCGATATGACCCATCTTCGTCCGGAGCTCATCCGGCATGAGTTTCCGACCATTCACGAAAAGCTTGCCTCGATCGGGCTGGAGATCGAGAAGGATTGGATCCCGGTCGTTCCCGCCCAGCACTACTCCTGCGGCGGCGTGGTCACCGACCTTAACGGCCAAACCACTGTGCCAGGTCTCTACGCCGCCGGCGAGGTTGCCAGCACCGGGGTCCACGGAGCAAACCGATTGGCGAGCAACTCGCTGCTGGAGGCGCTCGTGTTCGCCGTCTCGGCGGCGGAGGCATCGGCGGGCGACCGGGTGGAGATCGGAGGCTTGGAGAAAAAGAACGTGCACTGCATCAGCGAAGCGGAGTCGATCCGGATCCGCCGGGCGCTCCAGAGGACGATGACGAACGAGGCGGGTATCGTCCGGACATTCCACGGATTGGAGGAGGCGAAACAGGCCATCGACGGTCTGATCGAGGAGTACCACTCCCTGCCGGAAACTCCCTTCTCCCAGCACCCGCACGAAACTTTGAACCTCATGCTCGCCGCTCGCTACGTCGTAGACGGAGCGTTAAGCCGCGACCGGAACGTCGGCCTCCACTTCAACTCGGATCTCGAGGCCAAAAGTTGA
- a CDS encoding Ig-like domain-containing protein, translating to MSFRFNRPTALLALACTVSVAAADQLSAFPRISVADGRSTTTITAEVRDAQGRPVADGTRVLFNTNLGSFRENAATTANGIARAILVSGTQPGIAKITATPLAGGAGPTTLEFEFVADRAMLSSAREYIEIVAPGKMRYTVDTRLIGATGANKAVSVRFRDIEIQADDVQVDIPNYEVRARNAHLKIGKLVKDFDELYLKLNQRHGYGTTTFRGHATQFITTQGKWLGFAIERDDGSLDFDVQPDRDRYGLVEIKGPTLVPCTSTVPASNFEFQPILGAPSSIGAKKAVIFPGKLIQFQRADIYVADNKVMKLPLYQVNLQQSNSPLITEDLVAVNDNTLAINYPYYLSLKPGQTSLLRFRTGEAYGQRSYSSRGGAFVDYELNWSHGEDMEGGMFVKGLARRDWRLGVQQYYRLDSRSTASAQVEVPAGSSFFGSGSINRQFDGWQMSLNGSATRSLIGLRYSSQDFSFGATTDPRRTGKLPFQLTYGLTANTSSNSFSNLTQRAAGIQARLQSFPITLNPTMSLTTSFSASRLVGQNVLPGITLAASATVSKKLSSQSALLVTYDYMRDGFNDAVLGQHRLSATTYWNGGRTDFQLFATKSLDVDRMNIFGDLGYRLSGLWRLSGNYTLDKYLANEYLDYNIAIGYRLGWREIGLVWSKRTNRIGIQLLGATIN from the coding sequence ATGTCCTTTCGCTTTAACCGCCCTACCGCGCTACTCGCGCTTGCGTGCACCGTTTCGGTGGCCGCGGCCGATCAACTCTCGGCGTTTCCACGCATCAGCGTGGCCGACGGCCGCAGCACCACGACGATTACCGCCGAGGTCCGCGACGCCCAGGGCCGCCCCGTCGCGGATGGCACCCGCGTTCTCTTTAACACAAATTTAGGCTCGTTCCGCGAAAACGCCGCTACGACCGCAAACGGAATCGCGCGAGCCATCCTCGTGTCCGGTACCCAACCCGGCATCGCCAAGATCACCGCCACCCCCTTGGCGGGCGGCGCGGGGCCTACTACCCTCGAATTCGAGTTCGTCGCCGACCGGGCGATGCTGTCCAGTGCCCGCGAGTACATCGAAATCGTCGCGCCGGGCAAGATGCGCTACACGGTCGACACCCGGCTCATCGGCGCCACCGGCGCTAATAAAGCGGTTTCCGTACGCTTCCGCGACATCGAGATCCAAGCCGACGACGTGCAGGTCGACATTCCGAATTACGAGGTTCGGGCCAGAAACGCCCACCTCAAGATCGGGAAGCTCGTCAAAGATTTCGACGAGCTGTATCTTAAGCTCAACCAGCGCCACGGATACGGTACGACGACCTTCCGCGGGCATGCCACCCAGTTCATCACCACTCAGGGGAAGTGGCTGGGGTTTGCGATAGAAAGGGATGACGGCAGCCTCGATTTCGACGTTCAACCCGATCGCGACCGGTACGGCCTCGTCGAGATCAAAGGGCCGACCCTGGTCCCTTGCACCAGCACCGTTCCCGCCTCGAACTTTGAATTCCAGCCGATCCTGGGCGCACCCTCCAGCATCGGAGCCAAAAAGGCGGTCATCTTCCCCGGCAAGCTGATCCAGTTCCAGCGAGCCGACATCTATGTGGCCGACAACAAAGTGATGAAGCTGCCGCTGTATCAGGTGAACCTGCAGCAGAGCAACAGCCCCCTCATCACCGAGGATCTGGTCGCGGTCAACGACAACACGTTGGCCATCAACTATCCTTACTACTTATCTTTGAAGCCGGGGCAAACGAGCCTTCTTCGGTTCCGAACCGGTGAAGCGTACGGCCAGCGCAGCTACAGCAGCCGTGGCGGCGCTTTCGTCGACTATGAGCTCAATTGGAGCCACGGCGAGGATATGGAAGGCGGGATGTTTGTCAAAGGACTTGCCCGCCGCGACTGGCGGCTTGGCGTGCAGCAGTACTACCGGCTGGACAGCCGCAGCACCGCCTCCGCTCAAGTCGAGGTGCCCGCCGGTAGCAGTTTCTTCGGGTCTGGCAGTATCAACCGGCAGTTCGACGGCTGGCAGATGAGCTTGAACGGAAGCGCGACGCGGTCCCTCATCGGCCTTCGGTACAGCTCCCAAGATTTCTCGTTTGGCGCAACTACCGACCCGCGACGGACGGGCAAGTTACCGTTCCAGTTGACCTACGGGCTTACCGCGAATACCAGCTCGAACAGCTTTAGCAACCTGACCCAGAGGGCGGCCGGCATTCAAGCCCGCCTGCAGTCGTTCCCGATCACGTTGAATCCAACGATGAGCCTTACGACAAGCTTTTCCGCGAGTCGTCTCGTGGGACAAAACGTGTTGCCGGGCATCACCTTGGCCGCCAGCGCCACGGTAAGCAAGAAGCTATCCAGTCAATCCGCTCTGCTGGTCACCTACGACTACATGCGCGACGGATTCAACGACGCCGTCTTGGGACAGCACCGCCTCAGCGCGACCACCTACTGGAACGGTGGGCGCACCGACTTCCAGCTTTTTGCAACTAAGAGCTTGGATGTCGACCGAATGAACATCTTCGGGGATCTGGGTTATCGTCTTAGCGGACTTTGGCGGCTCTCCGGCAACTACACGCTGGATAAATATCTGGCGAACGAATATTTGGACTACAACATTGCCATCGGCTATCGCCTCGGCTGGCGGGAAATCGGTCTCGTATGGTCCAAACGCACGAACCGGATCGGAATCCAACTCCTTGGCGCGACGATTAATTAA
- a CDS encoding FlgD immunoglobulin-like domain containing protein, with translation MNRNLFKVPVVGLAAMTGLGTALAQSDFPPAPLPILCLDPTVTPPVDPYSTDYGAQLDWNDLFGTFLGVQGTVGYSKFCFPPNGITINVAGRVGFMYGKLGSVQDTAYGGDPIDDWLGLTMGMYDGVGGNWGYAKSVRQEGTAAPTRTLFGQNAIDTTYYGASDRYFVGESTNDNIRISLRVDIKGDTSRLTWTMTNTGPQANIGLEFGQWVEMLAPSLGDFIGTTFVEVPGFRPLHTDHRFRRDPNLNATSPHENPMPPYANFGMTQSLAYGLKVPTMADPSIPDQTPVDILDIGKAGFLLGIETGNSTPMPAAYSTPSPILEDTSIFPDVGYVQRWLPQLTNQNEQRIITAYYRSTWGVSDYAKPYAVTVDTPKVVAVNDNDPQVFNPNPMVIRVYVDNVNGFANEAKPIPLNDVRITLNLPQGMTDVDNPTSNRIVKFIDTVNPPPPRDLNNLPKEIAHHTLGFVDFQVNVDPTLYGKQSYTVTVEPQPGPKKTITGTIDVASQPRLLIRDAANLVTAPWQFTDTTWSTILGTGPNPLQINRDYQAFEWDANQQAYVLQTGPKRGFGNWLISTQDVGFKQLGGNPRTPSDLGSANGAPLIVLHSGWNLIANPYNYSIPVSQLVGVTATDPTDAHTFADLAGQNVIGSTLSFWDPNTQSYKFTQDFTDLLIPNRGYWLFVNTPQDVTISFGPVFTAFIPVGTGGITGAMKVHGAATIAAPTAKWKVNLAVRSGKVLDDQNYIGVVTNPADTVRARIQKPPVAPTPTAVSAAIVTLNGTKSLLLAQSLVPDASHNQWAWQVYTKSAGSTTISWPNANQAPASIQLMLTDLTTNQTIDMRKQSSYTFTSKAQSNRQFKITADSTQAVGPVLSSLTATRTGSGTTAGFNIQYQLGADATTSVRILQSGREVYVVGSRAAQTAGTHSVLWNGRDAANRRVKPGLYTIEVSATAPGRTTEIKTTSVFVLS, from the coding sequence ATGAACCGCAATCTTTTTAAGGTACCGGTGGTGGGGCTTGCCGCCATGACGGGACTGGGGACGGCACTTGCCCAATCTGATTTCCCCCCAGCTCCGTTGCCAATACTTTGTCTGGACCCTACCGTAACTCCGCCCGTCGATCCGTACAGCACGGACTACGGAGCTCAGCTCGATTGGAACGACCTCTTTGGCACTTTCCTCGGCGTTCAAGGGACGGTTGGCTACAGCAAGTTCTGTTTCCCTCCGAACGGGATCACGATCAACGTTGCCGGGCGCGTCGGCTTCATGTACGGCAAACTCGGTTCCGTTCAAGATACTGCCTATGGTGGCGATCCGATCGACGACTGGCTCGGTCTGACCATGGGTATGTACGATGGCGTCGGCGGCAACTGGGGTTATGCCAAGTCGGTTCGCCAGGAAGGGACCGCGGCCCCGACCAGAACGCTTTTTGGGCAGAATGCCATCGACACCACGTATTACGGGGCCAGCGACCGTTACTTCGTGGGTGAGTCCACGAACGACAATATCCGGATATCGCTCCGAGTCGACATCAAGGGCGATACCTCGCGCTTGACGTGGACGATGACGAACACGGGTCCCCAGGCCAATATCGGGCTCGAGTTTGGCCAGTGGGTCGAAATGTTGGCTCCCAGCCTCGGCGACTTTATCGGCACCACTTTTGTCGAGGTGCCCGGTTTCCGACCGCTGCACACCGACCACCGTTTCCGGCGCGACCCGAACCTGAATGCGACTTCGCCGCACGAGAATCCGATGCCGCCTTACGCGAACTTCGGCATGACTCAGTCTTTGGCGTACGGTCTCAAGGTTCCTACCATGGCCGATCCGTCGATTCCGGACCAGACCCCGGTCGACATTCTCGACATCGGTAAGGCGGGATTTTTGCTGGGAATCGAGACCGGTAACTCCACTCCGATGCCCGCGGCCTACTCGACGCCTTCCCCGATTCTGGAAGACACGAGCATTTTCCCCGACGTGGGTTATGTGCAGCGCTGGCTGCCGCAACTGACCAACCAGAACGAGCAGCGGATTATCACCGCTTATTACCGTTCGACTTGGGGCGTCAGCGACTACGCCAAGCCCTATGCGGTAACGGTAGATACACCGAAAGTCGTCGCCGTCAACGACAACGATCCACAGGTATTCAATCCGAATCCGATGGTGATCCGGGTGTACGTCGACAACGTGAACGGATTCGCGAATGAAGCGAAGCCGATTCCGCTTAACGATGTCCGCATTACGTTGAACCTGCCGCAAGGAATGACGGACGTCGACAATCCCACGTCCAATCGGATCGTTAAGTTCATCGACACGGTGAACCCTCCGCCTCCTCGCGATTTGAACAACCTGCCCAAGGAGATCGCTCACCACACACTTGGTTTTGTCGATTTCCAGGTAAATGTCGATCCGACACTCTACGGAAAGCAGAGCTACACGGTGACGGTCGAGCCGCAGCCGGGTCCTAAGAAGACCATTACGGGCACCATCGACGTGGCCTCTCAGCCCCGGCTTCTCATCCGCGACGCGGCAAATCTCGTCACGGCTCCTTGGCAGTTCACGGACACGACTTGGTCCACGATCCTTGGAACGGGCCCCAATCCGCTCCAGATCAATCGCGACTACCAGGCGTTCGAGTGGGATGCGAATCAGCAGGCATACGTGCTGCAGACCGGACCAAAGCGTGGCTTTGGCAACTGGTTGATCAGCACCCAGGACGTCGGCTTTAAGCAGCTAGGCGGCAACCCCCGGACGCCTTCCGATCTCGGGTCCGCAAACGGAGCTCCGCTCATCGTTTTGCACTCGGGCTGGAACTTGATTGCCAACCCGTACAACTACTCCATCCCGGTCTCTCAACTCGTCGGCGTCACCGCCACGGACCCGACGGATGCGCATACGTTTGCGGATCTCGCCGGTCAGAACGTGATCGGCTCGACCCTCTCGTTCTGGGATCCCAACACTCAGAGCTACAAGTTCACGCAGGACTTCACCGATCTCCTGATTCCGAACCGCGGCTACTGGCTGTTCGTGAATACGCCTCAGGACGTGACGATCTCGTTCGGTCCGGTATTCACCGCGTTCATCCCCGTCGGCACCGGTGGCATCACCGGCGCCATGAAGGTCCACGGTGCCGCGACGATCGCCGCGCCGACTGCGAAGTGGAAGGTCAACCTGGCCGTCCGCTCCGGAAAGGTCCTCGACGATCAGAACTACATCGGCGTGGTTACGAACCCGGCCGACACGGTTCGGGCTCGAATCCAGAAGCCACCGGTCGCCCCGACCCCCACCGCGGTCTCCGCGGCGATAGTAACGCTGAATGGAACGAAGAGCCTGCTCCTCGCCCAGTCGCTGGTGCCGGATGCCTCCCACAACCAGTGGGCCTGGCAGGTCTACACCAAGAGCGCGGGCAGCACGACCATCTCGTGGCCAAATGCCAATCAGGCGCCGGCTTCGATCCAGTTGATGCTGACCGACCTTACGACGAACCAGACGATCGACATGCGCAAGCAGTCGAGCTACACGTTCACCTCGAAGGCCCAGTCGAATCGACAGTTCAAGATCACGGCGGATTCTACGCAGGCCGTCGGTCCGGTCCTCTCATCGCTCACCGCGACCCGAACGGGATCCGGCACTACCGCTGGATTCAACATCCAGTACCAACTCGGCGCAGACGCCACGACCTCCGTTCGGATCCTCCAGAGCGGCAGGGAAGTATACGTCGTCGGCAGCCGAGCCGCTCAGACGGCCGGTACCCACAGCGTGCTGTGGAATGGCCGCGATGCCGCCAATCGCCGGGTTAAGCCGGGGCTGTACACCATCGAGGTGTCGGCCACCGCTCCTGGTCGAACGACGGAGATCAAGACGACCTCGGTGTTCGTCCTGAGCTAA
- the coaE gene encoding dephospho-CoA kinase (Dephospho-CoA kinase (CoaE) performs the final step in coenzyme A biosynthesis.), which translates to MRVAITGGIGEGKSTVLQMLEEIGYSTLSADAVARQIAARGDVAQTLARIAGLEHPFAPAELRAALAGSEEIRRQVNATMHPLVMEEIDRHPATFVEVPLLIEACLQSTFDRIWVVTCGPREQKRRLMQRYGDKRHVEGILSTQLSSRAKIPFADVVLRTNRPLDHVRRLLSEAASELAVR; encoded by the coding sequence ATGCGAGTCGCGATTACCGGAGGGATTGGGGAGGGGAAGTCTACGGTGCTCCAGATGCTCGAAGAGATCGGCTATTCCACGTTATCTGCCGACGCCGTGGCACGCCAAATCGCTGCTCGGGGGGACGTAGCGCAAACGCTTGCCAGGATCGCCGGGCTGGAGCACCCGTTTGCGCCTGCGGAACTGCGGGCGGCGCTTGCCGGCTCGGAAGAAATTCGTCGGCAGGTCAACGCGACGATGCATCCGCTCGTTATGGAGGAGATCGACCGTCATCCCGCGACCTTTGTCGAGGTTCCGCTACTGATCGAAGCTTGTCTGCAGAGTACGTTTGACCGGATTTGGGTTGTCACTTGTGGTCCGCGAGAGCAAAAACGGCGGTTGATGCAGCGGTACGGCGATAAGCGGCACGTGGAAGGCATCCTTTCGACTCAGCTTTCTTCGCGTGCGAAGATTCCATTTGCGGACGTTGTCTTGCGAACCAATCGCCCTTTAGACCACGTCCGGCGTTTACTCTCCGAAGCGGCTTCGGAACTTGCGGTTAGGTGA